A single genomic interval of Koleobacter methoxysyntrophicus harbors:
- the serA gene encoding phosphoglycerate dehydrogenase codes for MRILISDRISDKGIKILEKEFQVDVKTGLTEEELINEIKHYDALIVRSSTKVTKKIIDSAQKLKVIGRAGVGVDNIDVSAATQKGILVVNAPEGNTIAAAEHTLAMLLSLSRKIPQASASLKAGNWDRKGFMGVEVKGKILGIIGLGRIGKEVAKRAKSFQMNIIAYDPYISQENVFKEDIELVEFETLISKSDFITLHIPLTPDTKYILGEKEFKMMKKGVRIINCARGGIIDENALYNAILDGTVAGAALDVFETEPPVGNRLLELDQVVATPHLGASTEEAQINVSIDVAEDVIRALRNETVKNAVNMVTVKPEEWNFLSPYVMLSEKLGRFYSQFRNGRVHKVEMIFKGKIADTKTSILTSAALKGLLNVILQEPVNLVNAQVVAKERNIKIIETKSSDVEDYGNLLILKVYTDKGEGEVGGTVFGNNDQRIVQIDEYKIDLIPEGNIILISHTDKPGMIGKVGSILGNNDINIATMQVGRKKPRGEAVMALTVDEYVNEKILREIAEIEGIEDLKFVVF; via the coding sequence ATGAGGATACTAATAAGTGATAGAATTTCAGATAAAGGTATAAAAATACTTGAAAAGGAGTTTCAGGTTGACGTAAAGACGGGGCTTACAGAGGAAGAACTCATAAACGAAATAAAACATTATGATGCTTTGATTGTCAGGAGCAGTACCAAAGTTACAAAAAAAATTATTGACAGTGCACAAAAACTTAAAGTTATCGGAAGGGCTGGTGTAGGAGTCGATAATATTGACGTTTCAGCTGCAACTCAAAAAGGTATATTGGTAGTAAATGCTCCGGAAGGTAATACTATTGCAGCAGCTGAACATACCCTTGCAATGCTCCTTTCTTTGTCGCGGAAGATTCCTCAAGCATCAGCTTCATTGAAAGCAGGCAACTGGGACAGAAAGGGATTTATGGGGGTTGAAGTAAAAGGGAAAATCCTTGGAATTATCGGGTTAGGGAGAATAGGTAAGGAGGTTGCAAAAAGAGCCAAATCGTTCCAGATGAATATAATTGCCTATGATCCCTATATTTCCCAGGAAAATGTTTTCAAAGAAGATATTGAACTTGTAGAATTTGAAACCCTTATAAGCAAATCGGATTTTATAACCCTGCATATTCCCCTTACGCCTGATACAAAATATATCCTCGGTGAAAAGGAATTTAAAATGATGAAAAAAGGGGTAAGGATAATTAACTGTGCCAGAGGAGGAATAATTGATGAAAACGCCCTTTATAATGCTATATTAGATGGAACAGTAGCTGGAGCAGCCCTGGATGTCTTTGAAACAGAACCGCCGGTAGGAAACCGATTATTGGAATTAGACCAGGTAGTTGCTACACCCCATTTAGGAGCATCGACAGAAGAAGCTCAGATAAATGTATCTATTGATGTAGCTGAGGATGTTATAAGGGCTTTAAGAAATGAAACGGTGAAAAATGCTGTTAATATGGTTACGGTTAAGCCGGAAGAATGGAATTTCCTTTCGCCATATGTGATGCTGTCTGAGAAGTTAGGCCGATTCTATTCACAATTTAGGAACGGCAGAGTTCATAAAGTTGAAATGATATTTAAAGGCAAAATAGCCGATACCAAGACATCGATTTTAACCTCAGCGGCCTTAAAAGGCCTGCTAAATGTGATTCTTCAGGAGCCTGTAAACCTCGTAAATGCCCAGGTGGTAGCAAAAGAGCGAAATATAAAAATTATAGAAACGAAAAGCAGTGATGTGGAAGATTACGGTAATTTACTTATTTTAAAGGTCTATACAGATAAAGGTGAAGGTGAAGTCGGAGGTACTGTTTTTGGAAACAATGATCAGAGGATAGTGCAGATAGATGAATACAAAATTGACTTAATCCCTGAAGGTAATATTATCTTGATTTCTCATACTGATAAACCGGGAATGATTGGAAAAGTTGGGTCTATTTTAGGGAATAACGACATAAACATAGCGACAATGCAGGTGGGTAGAAAGAAGCCTAGAGGTGAGGCTGTAATGGCTCTGACTGTGGATGAATATGTTAATGAAAAAATTTTAAGGGAAATAGCTGAAATAGAAGGAATTGAAGATCTAAAATTTGTAGTATTCTAG
- a CDS encoding Fur family transcriptional regulator translates to MNEDKIEEIERKLKERDYKLTSQRRATLDVLLESQSKHLNTEEIYNLVKTKYPDIGLATVYRTLQLLDELDIIHKLNFGDGCYRYELNLQQQHHHHHLICLKCGEVFEFGDDLLETLEENIEKTSNFKIVDHRVKFFGYCSKCQTKE, encoded by the coding sequence ATGAACGAGGATAAAATTGAAGAAATAGAAAGGAAATTAAAAGAAAGGGATTATAAATTAACTTCTCAGCGGAGGGCTACCCTGGATGTACTTTTAGAAAGTCAGTCAAAACACTTAAATACAGAGGAGATTTACAACCTGGTTAAAACTAAATATCCAGATATAGGTCTCGCTACAGTGTACAGAACCCTGCAGCTTTTAGATGAACTTGATATAATTCATAAATTGAATTTTGGGGATGGGTGCTATAGATATGAGTTGAATCTTCAACAGCAACACCATCACCATCATCTAATCTGTCTTAAATGCGGTGAAGTGTTTGAATTCGGAGATGATCTTTTGGAAACGCTGGAAGAAAATATAGAAAAAACAAGTAATTTCAAGATTGTGGATCACAGGGTTAAATTTTTTGGTTATTGTAGTAAATGCCAAACTAAAGAATAA
- a CDS encoding calcium-transporting P-type ATPase, PMR1-type: protein MKDVKWYHLNIRETAEKLKTCTEKGLDAEEVKKRQQKYGLNELKEKKPVTLFQRFINQFKDFLVMILIIASIISLVLGEVTDSVVILIIVILNAILGVLQEYRASKALEALKQLASPKTLVVREGKIQEIPSKELVPGDIVLLEAGNYVPADLRLIESVNLKIDEASLTGESVPVEKDAGAVFTEDVPLGERSNSAFMGTIITYGRGKGIVTATGMDTQIGLIAQMLESLEEEETPLQKKLSQFGKVLGTICLVIVAIIFAIGVLRGLGYREMFMTAISLAVAAIPEGLPAIVTIVLALGMQRMVKRHSIVKKLHAVETLGSTTVICTDKTGTLTQNEMTVTAIYTGGQIYKVTGEGYKPYGEFIKEHKGTTISPNSVPDLSQILKIGALCNDSRIEESKDNNTWKVIGDPTEGALIVAAAKGGLWYTELNNDLPRKQEIPFDSDRKRMTTIHYDKNTSKYLVCVKGAPDILLNLCNSIFDNGNIAQLTDDKKANILQINTSMANQALRVLGFAYKELESLPETISPDVIETDLVFVGLMGMIDPPRKEAIEAVEVCKSAGIKPIMITGDYKDTAVAIARELKLSDRIIAITGKELDEMSDEELEEVIDKVNVFARVSPEHKVKIVNSVKKKGEIVAMTGDGVNDAPALKNADIGIAMGITGTDVAKEASDLILTDDNFASIVAAVEEGRVIYSNIRKFINFLLSCNIAEILIIFFAMILGLPIPLIPIQILWLNLVTDAFPALALGMEKKEPGIMNMPPRDPKEPILNKTMRRGILSQSTAIAIAVLGIFFYALNSTENLILARTFAFATLITSELFRAQTARSENIPLFKLGLFTNKYMFLGTLLSFVMMLIVMYIPFISNVFKTVPLTLNQWLIIVGFSLLPAIVAEITKALKL, encoded by the coding sequence TGTTTCAGCGATTTATTAACCAGTTCAAAGATTTTTTGGTAATGATTTTAATTATTGCAAGTATAATTTCCCTGGTTCTCGGTGAAGTTACTGATTCTGTAGTTATTCTCATTATCGTTATTTTAAATGCAATCCTCGGAGTTTTACAAGAATATAGGGCCAGCAAAGCCCTCGAAGCCTTAAAACAGCTGGCTTCTCCTAAAACCCTAGTAGTCAGGGAAGGGAAGATACAGGAAATACCTTCAAAAGAACTGGTTCCAGGAGATATAGTATTATTAGAAGCAGGTAATTATGTTCCAGCAGATTTGAGACTAATAGAAAGTGTAAATCTAAAAATAGACGAAGCCTCTTTAACGGGAGAATCCGTTCCCGTTGAAAAAGATGCCGGAGCAGTCTTTACTGAAGATGTACCCCTTGGTGAAAGGTCTAATTCAGCTTTTATGGGAACTATTATTACTTATGGCAGGGGTAAAGGCATCGTAACAGCTACCGGCATGGACACACAAATCGGCCTGATAGCTCAGATGCTTGAAAGTCTTGAAGAAGAAGAAACCCCACTGCAAAAGAAGTTATCGCAATTCGGAAAGGTATTGGGAACTATATGCTTGGTCATAGTAGCAATTATATTCGCCATAGGTGTTCTAAGGGGTTTAGGGTATAGGGAAATGTTTATGACCGCCATAAGCCTTGCTGTTGCAGCCATACCCGAAGGTCTTCCCGCCATTGTTACAATAGTTCTTGCCCTAGGCATGCAGAGAATGGTTAAACGACACTCTATTGTTAAAAAATTACATGCGGTAGAAACCCTTGGAAGCACTACCGTTATTTGCACAGACAAGACAGGAACCCTTACCCAGAACGAAATGACTGTTACTGCCATCTATACAGGAGGTCAAATATATAAGGTTACGGGGGAGGGTTATAAACCTTATGGTGAATTTATCAAAGAACATAAAGGGACAACCATTTCCCCGAATTCTGTCCCTGATTTATCACAGATTTTAAAAATAGGTGCCCTTTGTAACGATTCGCGCATTGAAGAAAGTAAGGATAATAATACTTGGAAAGTAATAGGTGATCCCACCGAAGGCGCATTGATTGTTGCCGCAGCCAAAGGCGGTTTATGGTATACCGAATTAAATAACGATCTGCCAAGGAAACAAGAAATACCCTTTGATTCAGACAGAAAACGAATGACCACTATTCATTATGATAAAAATACCTCAAAATATCTGGTTTGTGTAAAAGGAGCCCCCGATATATTACTAAATTTGTGTAACTCTATTTTCGATAACGGAAATATTGCTCAGTTAACGGATGATAAAAAGGCTAATATTCTTCAAATCAACACATCAATGGCTAACCAGGCTTTAAGGGTTTTAGGTTTTGCATATAAGGAACTGGAATCCTTGCCTGAAACAATATCTCCTGATGTAATTGAAACCGATTTAGTTTTTGTCGGTTTAATGGGGATGATCGATCCTCCCAGGAAGGAAGCTATAGAAGCTGTTGAGGTTTGCAAAAGTGCCGGTATTAAACCTATAATGATCACAGGTGATTACAAAGATACTGCCGTTGCTATAGCCAGGGAATTAAAACTGTCTGACCGGATTATAGCAATTACAGGAAAAGAACTGGATGAAATGAGTGATGAAGAGCTTGAAGAAGTTATCGATAAGGTAAATGTATTTGCCCGGGTATCTCCTGAACATAAAGTTAAAATTGTTAATAGCGTAAAGAAAAAGGGCGAGATAGTGGCAATGACCGGCGATGGTGTCAACGATGCTCCTGCCCTTAAAAATGCCGATATAGGTATTGCAATGGGTATTACCGGAACTGATGTAGCTAAAGAAGCCTCAGATTTAATTCTAACCGATGATAATTTTGCAAGTATAGTAGCTGCAGTAGAGGAGGGCAGGGTGATTTACAGCAATATAAGGAAATTTATAAACTTCTTGCTTTCCTGTAACATAGCAGAAATTCTAATCATATTTTTTGCAATGATACTTGGGTTACCCATACCGCTGATACCCATTCAGATTCTATGGCTTAATTTAGTCACTGACGCTTTCCCCGCATTGGCTCTAGGAATGGAAAAAAAGGAACCGGGGATTATGAATATGCCACCTAGAGACCCTAAAGAACCAATCCTAAACAAAACCATGAGGCGGGGAATTCTGAGTCAAAGTACAGCTATAGCTATAGCAGTCTTAGGGATATTCTTTTATGCTTTAAATTCAACAGAAAATCTGATTCTTGCCAGAACATTTGCATTTGCCACACTAATCACCAGTGAATTGTTCAGAGCACAAACTGCCCGTTCAGAAAATATTCCTTTATTTAAATTGGGCTTGTTTACAAATAAATACATGTTTTTGGGAACGCTGCTGTCTTTTGTAATGATGCTAATAGTTATGTACATTCCTTTCATCAGTAACGTGTTTAAGACTGTCCCTCTTACCCTAAATCAATGGCTTATCATAGTAGGGTTTTCATTATTACCGGCTATAGTAGCCGAGATTACTAAAGCTTTAAAATTGTAG